From the Chitinophaga lutea genome, the window TGGCGATATGCCCCAGTTCGGTCTGCATGCCGGTAGCGGTGCACAGCACATGAGCGTTGCCCTTCCGGATAAAGGTCCCTTTGTAGACCATGTTGGTCCGCTCGGCCAGCGGGGTATTCTCCTCCAGCTCGCCGGGTTCTTTTTCTACCGGTACGGATTCCCCGGTGAGGGCGGATTCGTCGGCCTGTAGATTGGTGGCCGACAGAAGGCGCCCGTCCGCCAGCACCATATCCCCTGCTTCGAGCACCATAATATCACCCGGCACCAGTTCTTCCGACGGTACTTCCTGCAGCTTGCCGCCGCGAATGACCTTGGCCATCTGCGTCGCCAGTTTCTGCAGGGCTTCCATCGACCGTTCCGCCTGGAATTCCATCACAAAACCCACCACCGCATTCAGCAGTATCACAATGCCGATAGCGATCGCATCCAGCCATTCCTTAAAAAAAATGGACATACCCGCGGCCACCAGCAACAGGTACACGACGGGGCTTTTGAACTGGTGCAGCCAGATCATCCAGGGCGAACGGCTGCGTTTACCCGTAATCGCATTGGGTCCGTACTGCTGTAACCGTTCTGCTGCTGTTTCAGGCGACAACCCCTGTTGCAGGTCCGTACCTGACTGCTGTTGCAATGCTGTTAAAGAAGTAAAATAAGATTCCATGCTGCCGGCTTTGGTTTATAATGGATTACAAACGGGATACCGCTTTTGTTGCGCATGATGTTTCGCCGCTATCTTTGCATATTTTTTGCTATTTTCAATCCACACCTACGACTGAAACAAAAATTCCATGATCAACCTATTCTCCCCCCTACGGACCGTATTGATGTATTTCCTTTTCGGCGTCGTTTGGATATTGACGACAGATTCCCTGCTGCGCTGGATATCCGAAAATATGCCTTCTTTTTTCTGGCAGAGCCAAAAAGTGAAAGGGATTATTTTTGTAACCATATCAGCCTCCATCCTGTACTGGCTATTGCAAAAATACCTTAAATCGCTGCAGAGTTCGGAAATGGCCTATATGAGCATTTTTAAAACCAGTCCCAACCCGATGTGGCTGTACGATGCGGAAACCTTTCACTTTATTGAAGTCAACGATGCTGCCATCACCACATACGGCTACAGCCGGGAAGAATTCCGGCGAATGACCATCCTCGATATCCGCCCGGCGGAAGATATCGAAAAGTTCATGAGCGGCAACCACCCGGCCGGTTCAGGTTTTATTCCCGGTACGGCATGGCGCCATCTGAAAAAAGACGGTTCCATCATCTATGTAGACATCCAGGCGTTTCATACGGAATACAAAGAGAAACATGTGGTGGTGGTCAGCAGCCGTAACATCACCGACAAGTACCTGGCAGACCAGGCATTAAGTGAGCAGCAGCAGCTACTCAGCACCATCATCAACAGTACCGACGACCTGATCTGGGCGGTCGACAACAACACCCGTTTGGTTGCGTTTAACAATGCCTTTAAAAACACCATCCAACAGCTGACAGGTATCGAAGCAAAACCTGGCGTCCGCGTGAGGGATGCGGAAGGAGAAGCGGAATACAAAAAATGGCAGCAGTATTACGAAGACAGCCTTGCCGGCAAGAAACAGATACTGGAAGAAGTACGTGAAATGGATAATGGTGTAGTATACGCGGAAATTACCATGGATCCCATCATCGTAGACGACCATGTTATAGGGGTGGCTTGTTTTGCCCACAACATCACGAAAAGAAAAGAACAGGAATTAGCGCTGACGAAGGTGCTGGAGCGATACGACATCGTGAACATGGCCACCAATGACGTCATCTGGGACTGGGACCTTGTCAACAATACCGTCGTCTGGAACCAGAACATGCAGCTGCAGTTCGGCTACGAAGAGGTCCCTGACGAAGTAGGCTGGTGGGAACAAAGAATACATCCGGACGATGTGGATGAAGTATTGAAAAGCCTGTATGAGAGAATAGCGTCCAAATTGAGCGCCTGGAAAATGGAATACCGGTTCCGCCATCACAACGGCACTTACCGGCATGTAAAAGACCGGGGATTTGCCATGTACAATGAAGAAGGAAAGGCTGTTCGCATGATCGGCGCCATACAGGATGTAGAAGACAAAAAGCAGTACATCGAAGAACTGAAAAAAGTAGCTCAACTGAGCTCCCACAGCCTGCGCAGGCCAGTGGCTTCCATGCTCGGCATCGTGGATCTGCTTAATAAGGAAGACTTCGCCCACCCGGACAATGCGCCCCTGCTGGGGCTTGTAGAAAAAGTAGCGCACGAGATGGACAGCATGCTACATGTGGTGGCGGAAAAATGCAACCGTATCTTCCGGCAAACCGAGGAAGTGTAAAAAAGGGCACTGCTTGCGCAATGCCCCTTATCTATAATTCAGGATCGAGCGTAGGTATTTAGGTTTTTGCTTCCTGGTACTGCGCGTTGGTTTTGGCGCCACCCACCGCCTCCAGCACAATCACAGGCGGCATTTTGTACGCCTGTTGCGGCAGGTGAATAAAAAACTGGTCTTTCGCGATTTCTTCGACCTTCACATTTTTTCCCGCCAGCGTGGCTTTGGAAATTTTTGTGCCGGCGGGCACTTTCACTTTCAGCAAACCGTTCACCGGGATGTTGAACACCACCATGTTGACGATGTTGCCGGTGCGGGGTTTGGTGAAATATCCCCAGTCCTGCTTCTCCCAGCCGGCGTAATCACAATCATAGATCACCTGCCCGTTCTGCTGCATCCACGCCCCGATGGTACGCGCGATGTGCTGTTCTTCCGCACGGATGCTGCCGTCGCCGGCAGGCCCGAAATTCAGCAGAAAGTTGCCGCCCATGGAAGTGGTATGCACCAGCATTTCCAGCAGTTCAAGCGGGCTTTTCACGTGGCTCACCGACCAGTCTTTATGGTACCCCCACTGGTTTTCGGGCACCGTCATACAGGCTTCCCAATCCCACCTGGTGACCTGTACGTCTTTAACCGGGTTCGGCAGGCGGCGTTCGTAACCGGATTCATAATCCCCCATCAGCTTACCGTTGGAATCGATGTGTCGTTTGCCGAAATCATCGGCGCGCAGACGGCTGTTCACCACCGCGCCGGGCCGGATCTTTTTCAGCATCTGCTCCACCTCCAGCGTCCACCAGCCGTTCTTTTTGATGGAATTGTCCCAGGTACCGTCGAACCAGAACGCTTTAACGGTCGGGTAATTGGTGGCCAGCTCGCGCAACTGGCCGGAGGCGAACTGCAGGAAACGGCGGAAGGCCACACTGTCTTCCGGCGATTTGATATCGTACCGCCAGTCCGGGTGATGCCAGTCGAGCACCGAATAATAAAAATTCACATCGATGCCTTCGGCATTGTACGCTTCCACCAGTTCTTTGAGAATGTCTTTTTTATACGGTGTGTTGCCGATATTAAAATCGGTGTATTGGCTAGGCCAGAGGCAAAACCCTTCGTGGTGTTTGGTAGTGATGGTCATATACCGCGCGCCCATCTGTTTGGCCATCTTCGCCCATTGGCGGGCGTTGAATTTCACCGGGTTGAACTGGTACATCAGCGAATCCCAGGTGGAGGTGGGTATTTTGGCGCTCGACTTCAGGAACTCCGCCGCATAGTTATACGTTTTACCGTTCCACACCCCGCCGGGGATGGCGTACAATCCCCAGTGGATGAATTGCCCGAAGCGGTTGCCGCGCCATTTGTTCATGGCTTCGTCGGTACGTTTGCCCGTGTACTGGGCGCCATACTTCAACGGAACTTCCTGTGCTGAAACGCCGGCACTGAAGGTCAGTGCCAGCGCTAAAATGCCTGTTTTTATCTTCATGAATTGTTTGTTTTACCATCCCGGGTTCTGCACCAGTTCCGGCATTTTATTGATTTCGGACTGTGGTACGGGCATAAAATACATCTGAGGGCTGCTGAACGTTCTTTTCTCGAAAGCGAACCGCTCATAGGTAAAATTATCACCATTTTTTGTGATACGCATCCCGAACATATCCCCGGCGCCTGCCTGGTCGAAAGTTTTCCAGCGAAGCAGGTCGAAGAAGCGATGACCTTCCTCAAAGGCCAGCTCTACCCTTCTTTCGTTCCGGATGGCGTCGCGCATCGTTTCTTTGGTGAGGCCTGCGGGCAGCTGGTACGGGTTCAGGCCGGCACGGCGGCGGATGGCTTCCACCGCGGTATACACGTCGGCAACAGGGCCGCTGTGCTCGTTCAATGCTTCGGCATAATCCAGCAGGATCTCCGCGTAACGGATCGGCGTGAGACAGCGGGTGGGCGTTACACCATAGGAACCGCCGGCATTTTCGTCCATCATTTTCCGCCACAGGTAACCGGTGCGGGTGGAGTTGGAATTGGTATTCAGCCCGTCCTGCGGCGCCAGCAGGTAGAGCCATACCGGATCTTTCCGGTTGTTGGTGCTCAGCAGCCAGGGGGCGCCGTTATACAGGATGGACAAATAAAACCTCGGATCGCGGCCTTCGTACGGCCTGGCGGCATTGTACCCGCTGCTTGCATCGGCGATCCTTTTGCCGTTGGCCATGGGAAACGCGTCTACCAGCTGCTGCGTCGGGAAACTGTACGTTTGTCCGCCGCGCGTACTGGGCAGCAGCATATTTTCCATAAAACGGTTATTGCCCTGCATGATCTGGAACACGTGCTCCTTATTCTTACGCTGGATGAAGGTGCTGTAAAAACCGTTACCGGGCCGGGTGACATTGTCTTCAATGAGCTCGTACATGTTCAGGTTCATCACTGCTTTGAAAGCATCGGCCGCCAGTTTCCAGCGGTCGTTGGAGGCGCTTTCATAACCCAGCACTTTTTTCTGCTCCGCGGTCTGGCCGAGGTTGCCCCCGTTGAACAGCGGGCTGGCGGCCAGCAGCAGCATTTTGGCTTTCACAGCCAGCGCCGCGCCTTTGGTGGGCCGGCCGTATTCGCCGCCCAGTTGTTCGGTGGGCAGTACGGCCGCTGCTTCTTCCATTTCTTTCACCACGTAAGCCACACATTCTTCGAAGGAAGCACGCGGTTGGGTGAAGTCGTCCGTCAGCGTATACAGCTTGTCGCCGATCAGGGGTACGCCGCCGTGCGTACGCACCAGGTGGAAATAATAATAGGCGCGCAGGAAGCGGGCTTCGGCTTTGGCGAGCTGTTTCCTGGCTTCAGACAACGGCCCCTTGTCTACGTTCCCCAGGAAAATGTTGACCCGGCGTATGTTGGTATAAGGCGTGTTCCAGTGATCGTTGCGCATCCTGGCGAACTCCGCCACACCCGAGAAAGTAGAGGAGTTGTAAGCCTGCGCGGTTTGCGCCACGGCGCCGCCCCAGCGGATTTCAGAGTCGTCGGTGGCATCGGAGAACGACCAGAGGCCGCCGCCGAACAAACCGTTGTCGAGAAAGTAGGTGTAAGACAGGTTACGGTAAATGCCGTTGAGGAACTGCATGGTCAGCGCACTGTCCGCGAAGGTTTTTTCCTCGTTGATGGTGCCGGTATCGGTCTTGTCCAGGAAACCGTCGCCTTTCTTGGTGCAGGCTGCAAACAGCATCATCGCTGCCGCCGTTCCGAAAAATAAAGTATGCAAATTCTTTTTTCTCATGATCGCGATTATTTAAATGAAACCTGCAGGCCGAAATTGTAGATTTTTTGTTGCGGGTATTTGCTGTATGCCTCTACCTGGCCGCCGCCGCGCTGCGACTCGGGATCCACGTCGTAGATCTTCAGGTTGTACCAGGTCATCAGGTTGAGGCCGTTGGCGTAGAAGCGGATGTCCTGCACGCCTACCCTGCGGCTGAAGGATTTGGGAATGTGATACCCGATCTCCAGGTTTTTGAGGCGCAGATAATCCACCGGCCTTAACCAGAAAGTAGACAGGTCGAAGTTCACACCGCCCAGCCTCGGATACTCCGCCACGTCGCGGGTTTCAGGCGTCCAGCGTTTTTTGTGGATCTCGGAAGGAAGACCGTTGGAGTTGCCGATCTGCAGTAGTGTGGACGCATCCATGCTGCCGCGGGCGGCGCCCTGGAACATCACGGAAAAGTCGAGGTCTTTGTAAGAGAAACCGGTGCTGAAACCATAAGTCACCTGCGGCAGGTTCGGGAAACCGATCGGGCCGATGTCGTTGGCATTGATCAGGCCGTCGCCGTTGATGTCTTTGAACTTGATATCGCCGGGCTGTACGGTTTTACCCACCACCTGCGGGCTTTTGGCCACATCGGCGTCATCATAGTAAAAACCGTCGAAAGTATACCCGTAGATCTGCCCGATGGGGCGGCCGGTTTGCGCCAGCAGCGGGTTGGCGGCATTCTTCGGCTCGTCGCGGTACAGCACGAGGTTTTTGGCGAATGAGAAATTGCCTTTTACAAAATAGCCTACATTGCCAATCTTGTTGTTGTGGCTGATGTCGAGCTCATATCCTTTGTTGCTCACCCTGCCTACATTCACCGGCGGCAGGGAAAGGCCGGCAAAAGCCGGTACGGTGCCCCGGGTGGTGAGGATGTCGTACCGCAGGTTATCAAAATAATCGGCGATCACTTCCAGCTTGCCTTTGAACAGGCGCAGCTCGATACCGAGGTCGAGCTTGCGCTCACGCTCCCAGCGCACGTCGTCGTTGGCCAGCGCGCCAGGCGTTACTACCGGGTATGTGTTGGGGCTTTCGCCGAAGTTATAGTCCTGCGAAGGTTTGGAATAGATTTCTTCATACAGGTACTGGAAAGAGTTGCCAAAGCGGTCACTGCCCACTTCCCCATATGAACCACGCAGTTTCAGCTGATCCACGAACCGTACATTATCCTTGAAAAACGGCTCCTCGCTGATGTTCCAGCCGGCAGACACGGCGGGGAAATAGCCGTACCGTTTGCTGGCTTTAAAGCGGTCGGTGCCATTGTAACCCATGTTGAACTCCAGCAGGTATTTGGAATGGTAGTCATATCCAAGTCTGAACGAATACCCCCGGAAGTTTTCCGGCACGTCGGCGGCATCTATCCTGGTGCGTTGGTTAAAGAGCGCGAGGCTGTACAGGGTATGTTTGCCAAAAGCCCTGCGGTAATCGAGCATCAGCTGGGTATTGAGAATACGCTGCGGTTTCTCGCGGCCACTCTGCCAGCCCGCATCCTCCGCCAGAACGGGGATGCGCGACAGCGTGGGGAATACGGCATCGTAACGGTCGGCGCCGGCAACGTATTCATACACCGGGAACCTGCCGCGGGTCTGGCTTCTGCGCGACTGGTAATCGTTCGTATACGCCAGCGTACCGCGAACGGCGAGGCCCTTGGTGATGAAGTCCAGTTTATGGTTGGCGGTCAGG encodes:
- a CDS encoding PAS domain S-box protein encodes the protein MINLFSPLRTVLMYFLFGVVWILTTDSLLRWISENMPSFFWQSQKVKGIIFVTISASILYWLLQKYLKSLQSSEMAYMSIFKTSPNPMWLYDAETFHFIEVNDAAITTYGYSREEFRRMTILDIRPAEDIEKFMSGNHPAGSGFIPGTAWRHLKKDGSIIYVDIQAFHTEYKEKHVVVVSSRNITDKYLADQALSEQQQLLSTIINSTDDLIWAVDNNTRLVAFNNAFKNTIQQLTGIEAKPGVRVRDAEGEAEYKKWQQYYEDSLAGKKQILEEVREMDNGVVYAEITMDPIIVDDHVIGVACFAHNITKRKEQELALTKVLERYDIVNMATNDVIWDWDLVNNTVVWNQNMQLQFGYEEVPDEVGWWEQRIHPDDVDEVLKSLYERIASKLSAWKMEYRFRHHNGTYRHVKDRGFAMYNEEGKAVRMIGAIQDVEDKKQYIEELKKVAQLSSHSLRRPVASMLGIVDLLNKEDFAHPDNAPLLGLVEKVAHEMDSMLHVVAEKCNRIFRQTEEV
- a CDS encoding alpha-L-fucosidase encodes the protein MKIKTGILALALTFSAGVSAQEVPLKYGAQYTGKRTDEAMNKWRGNRFGQFIHWGLYAIPGGVWNGKTYNYAAEFLKSSAKIPTSTWDSLMYQFNPVKFNARQWAKMAKQMGARYMTITTKHHEGFCLWPSQYTDFNIGNTPYKKDILKELVEAYNAEGIDVNFYYSVLDWHHPDWRYDIKSPEDSVAFRRFLQFASGQLRELATNYPTVKAFWFDGTWDNSIKKNGWWTLEVEQMLKKIRPGAVVNSRLRADDFGKRHIDSNGKLMGDYESGYERRLPNPVKDVQVTRWDWEACMTVPENQWGYHKDWSVSHVKSPLELLEMLVHTTSMGGNFLLNFGPAGDGSIRAEEQHIARTIGAWMQQNGQVIYDCDYAGWEKQDWGYFTKPRTGNIVNMVVFNIPVNGLLKVKVPAGTKISKATLAGKNVKVEEIAKDQFFIHLPQQAYKMPPVIVLEAVGGAKTNAQYQEAKT
- a CDS encoding RagB/SusD family nutrient uptake outer membrane protein — protein: MRKKNLHTLFFGTAAAMMLFAACTKKGDGFLDKTDTGTINEEKTFADSALTMQFLNGIYRNLSYTYFLDNGLFGGGLWSFSDATDDSEIRWGGAVAQTAQAYNSSTFSGVAEFARMRNDHWNTPYTNIRRVNIFLGNVDKGPLSEARKQLAKAEARFLRAYYYFHLVRTHGGVPLIGDKLYTLTDDFTQPRASFEECVAYVVKEMEEAAAVLPTEQLGGEYGRPTKGAALAVKAKMLLLAASPLFNGGNLGQTAEQKKVLGYESASNDRWKLAADAFKAVMNLNMYELIEDNVTRPGNGFYSTFIQRKNKEHVFQIMQGNNRFMENMLLPSTRGGQTYSFPTQQLVDAFPMANGKRIADASSGYNAARPYEGRDPRFYLSILYNGAPWLLSTNNRKDPVWLYLLAPQDGLNTNSNSTRTGYLWRKMMDENAGGSYGVTPTRCLTPIRYAEILLDYAEALNEHSGPVADVYTAVEAIRRRAGLNPYQLPAGLTKETMRDAIRNERRVELAFEEGHRFFDLLRWKTFDQAGAGDMFGMRITKNGDNFTYERFAFEKRTFSSPQMYFMPVPQSEINKMPELVQNPGW
- a CDS encoding SusC/RagA family TonB-linked outer membrane protein, which codes for MKQIISIILFSILAINAMAQGRKVTGTVTDKDGPVPYATIKEAADPKNGVLTDDKGQFAIVLKSGNELVISSVGYASKTVNVKGKNSIEVLMDNAVTGLGEVVTVGFAKQKKMTSTGAVSMITGKELRQSPAASIQNSLVGRLPGFFQQQQSGQPGRDGANFFIRGVSSYNDGTSQPLIIVDDIEYSYDAVSQIDPNEVESIAILKDASTTAIYGIKGANGVLVITTRRGKQGPPKITFRSETGFQQPTVYRKPLPSHEAIPLLMEQATNSNTALPPILPQAYTTPEALEHFRLGDEPYKYPNVNWYDEVMKNNTVQQRNNLDISGGTEAVRYFVSLGYIFQNGIMKDLPKDEDFNSNYYLKRYNFRSNLDVDVTKDLSLRLDLSARLSEINEPNFPDVMAGGAWPFWRRITSGLLAPWVYPVYNPDGSFGGRKDFTLNPVGILKYAGYLREYNNDLNLNLTANHKLDFITKGLAVRGTLAYTNDYQSRRSQTRGRFPVYEYVAGADRYDAVFPTLSRIPVLAEDAGWQSGREKPQRILNTQLMLDYRRAFGKHTLYSLALFNQRTRIDAADVPENFRGYSFRLGYDYHSKYLLEFNMGYNGTDRFKASKRYGYFPAVSAGWNISEEPFFKDNVRFVDQLKLRGSYGEVGSDRFGNSFQYLYEEIYSKPSQDYNFGESPNTYPVVTPGALANDDVRWERERKLDLGIELRLFKGKLEVIADYFDNLRYDILTTRGTVPAFAGLSLPPVNVGRVSNKGYELDISHNNKIGNVGYFVKGNFSFAKNLVLYRDEPKNAANPLLAQTGRPIGQIYGYTFDGFYYDDADVAKSPQVVGKTVQPGDIKFKDINGDGLINANDIGPIGFPNLPQVTYGFSTGFSYKDLDFSVMFQGAARGSMDASTLLQIGNSNGLPSEIHKKRWTPETRDVAEYPRLGGVNFDLSTFWLRPVDYLRLKNLEIGYHIPKSFSRRVGVQDIRFYANGLNLMTWYNLKIYDVDPESQRGGGQVEAYSKYPQQKIYNFGLQVSFK